One Peterkaempfera bronchialis DNA window includes the following coding sequences:
- a CDS encoding DUF3618 domain-containing protein, with product MGTTPEELRIEIEDTRRHLTQTVDRIADKVSPGRAAHRRAEDARHRLDGVRGSVTGSAQGAAHRVRGAVRLPHRGAGAPSMDGYTGASGASGASGASAVGTGYRVGSGRHLRGRAPLAAGVLAVCTGAAAGAVVLRSRRAGAASVCGARRRR from the coding sequence GTGGGCACGACACCCGAGGAGCTGAGGATCGAGATCGAGGACACCCGCCGCCACCTCACGCAGACGGTGGACCGGATCGCCGACAAGGTGTCGCCCGGGCGGGCGGCGCATCGCCGGGCCGAGGATGCCAGGCACCGGCTGGACGGGGTCCGGGGTTCGGTGACGGGGTCGGCGCAGGGTGCGGCGCATCGGGTGCGGGGGGCTGTGCGGCTGCCGCATCGGGGTGCGGGGGCGCCGAGCATGGACGGGTACACGGGGGCGAGTGGGGCGAGTGGGGCGAGCGGCGCGAGTGCGGTGGGTACCGGGTACCGGGTCGGCTCGGGGCGGCATCTGCGGGGCCGGGCTCCGCTGGCGGCCGGGGTGCTGGCCGTCTGCACGGGGGCGGCGGCCGGGGCGGTGGTGCTGCGGTCCCGGAGGGCTGGCGCCGCCTCGGTGTGCGGGGCTCGGCGGCGCCGCTGA
- a CDS encoding SRPBCC family protein, which yields MLSDGSRYAEWVVGTAETREADPGWPRVGSQIQYSVRLGLCTLHNRTVVRVCEPPGRLELEALAGPLGTARIAIQVEPWGEGETLVVVDEHPLRGPGSRMHVAPVELLIQVRHRKMLARLARVVEQDG from the coding sequence GTGCTCAGTGACGGCAGCCGGTATGCGGAGTGGGTCGTCGGCACCGCGGAGACGCGGGAGGCCGATCCTGGCTGGCCCCGGGTGGGGTCGCAGATCCAGTACAGCGTGCGGCTGGGGCTGTGCACGCTGCACAACCGCACGGTGGTGCGGGTCTGCGAGCCGCCCGGGCGGCTGGAGTTGGAGGCGCTGGCCGGGCCGTTGGGGACGGCGCGGATCGCGATCCAGGTGGAGCCGTGGGGGGAGGGCGAGACCCTGGTCGTGGTGGACGAGCATCCGCTGCGCGGGCCGGGGTCGCGGATGCATGTCGCCCCGGTGGAGCTGCTGATCCAGGTGCGGCATCGGAAGATGCTGGCCAGGCTGGCCCGGGTGGTGGAGCAGGACGGCTGA
- a CDS encoding phytoene desaturase family protein codes for MADAVVIGAGPNGLVAANVLADAGWTVEVLEAQPEPGGAVRSDRGVHPDFVNDVFSSFYPLAAASPAIHALQLERHGLRWSHAPAVLAHPMPDGRCPVLHRDPVATAASLDELAPGDGAAWLRLYDLWHDVGPQLLQSLFTPFPPVRAGLALAAKVRAAGGLRLLRFMVLPVRRLGEEEFTGQGGPLLLTGCALHADLAPEAAGSSVFGWLMAMLGQSLGFPVPEGGSQELTAALVRRLESRGGVVRCSTEARRIVLRGGRAVAVRTADGEEVPAGRAVLADVPAPVLYGGLVPGELLPDRLRDDIARFQWDFSTFKVDWALDGPIPWTNPRAGSAGTVHLAADLDEMTEFTARIATGRVPEHPFCLLGQMTTADPTRSPSGTESAWAYTHIPRRVRGDAGGDGLTGSWDQREKAAFADRVEAMVERSAPGFRDLIRARRILAPQDFEARDANLVGGAINGGTTAVHQQLVFRPVPGTGRPETPITGLYLASASAHPGGGVHGACGANAARAALRGHRRLLAPGLAAAQRLLSGPRP; via the coding sequence ATGGCCGACGCCGTGGTCATCGGAGCCGGGCCCAACGGCCTGGTGGCCGCCAATGTGCTCGCCGACGCCGGCTGGACCGTCGAAGTGCTGGAGGCCCAGCCCGAGCCCGGCGGCGCCGTACGCAGCGACCGGGGCGTCCACCCCGACTTCGTCAACGACGTCTTCAGCTCCTTCTACCCGCTGGCCGCCGCCTCCCCGGCGATCCACGCCCTCCAACTGGAGCGCCACGGCCTGCGCTGGTCGCACGCCCCCGCCGTACTGGCCCACCCGATGCCCGACGGCCGCTGCCCGGTGCTGCACCGCGACCCCGTCGCCACCGCCGCCTCCCTGGACGAACTGGCCCCCGGCGACGGCGCCGCCTGGCTGCGGCTGTACGACCTCTGGCACGACGTGGGCCCGCAGCTGCTCCAGTCGCTCTTCACCCCCTTCCCACCCGTCCGCGCCGGGCTGGCGCTCGCCGCGAAGGTCCGCGCCGCCGGGGGGCTGCGGCTGCTGCGCTTCATGGTGCTGCCGGTCCGCCGACTCGGCGAGGAGGAGTTCACCGGCCAGGGCGGCCCGCTGCTGCTCACCGGCTGCGCCCTGCACGCCGACCTCGCCCCGGAGGCGGCGGGCAGCTCCGTCTTCGGCTGGCTGATGGCCATGCTCGGGCAGAGCCTGGGCTTCCCCGTCCCCGAGGGCGGCTCCCAGGAGCTGACCGCCGCCCTGGTACGCCGCCTGGAGTCCCGAGGCGGCGTCGTACGGTGCTCCACCGAGGCCCGCCGCATCGTCCTGCGCGGCGGCCGGGCGGTCGCCGTACGGACCGCCGACGGCGAGGAGGTCCCGGCGGGCCGCGCGGTGCTGGCCGATGTGCCCGCCCCCGTGCTCTACGGCGGCCTGGTCCCCGGGGAGCTGCTGCCGGACCGGCTGCGCGACGACATCGCCCGCTTCCAGTGGGACTTCTCCACCTTCAAGGTCGACTGGGCGCTGGATGGGCCGATCCCCTGGACCAACCCCCGAGCCGGCTCCGCCGGCACCGTCCACCTGGCGGCCGACCTGGACGAGATGACCGAGTTCACCGCGCGGATCGCCACCGGCCGGGTCCCCGAACACCCCTTCTGCCTGCTCGGCCAGATGACCACCGCCGACCCCACCCGCTCCCCGTCCGGTACCGAGTCCGCCTGGGCGTACACCCACATCCCCCGCCGGGTGCGCGGCGACGCCGGCGGCGACGGCCTCACCGGCTCCTGGGACCAACGCGAGAAGGCCGCCTTCGCCGACCGCGTGGAGGCCATGGTGGAGCGCTCCGCCCCCGGCTTCCGGGACCTGATCCGGGCCCGGCGCATCCTGGCACCGCAGGACTTCGAGGCCCGCGACGCCAACCTGGTCGGCGGCGCCATCAACGGCGGCACCACCGCCGTCCACCAGCAGCTGGTCTTCCGCCCGGTCCCCGGCACCGGCCGCCCCGAGACCCCCATCACCGGCCTCTACCTGGCCTCGGCCTCCGCCCACCCCGGCGGCGGCGTCCACGGCGCCTGCGGCGCCAACGCCGCCCGCGCCGCCCTGCGCGGCCACCGCCGACTGCTCGCCCCCGGCCTGGCCGCCGCCCAGCGGCTGCTCTCCGGCCCCCGACCCTGA
- a CDS encoding ATP-binding protein, whose amino-acid sequence MPLLPHFQRLPALPQSVGRARRIVHEVLGDAEEADTAALLTSELVTNAVTHGPSGEDLRIELTIWRADAHWWVAVADSGELMPAPRTPPADSEGGRGLLLVTTLATTWGILPRPTRGKAVYFALPVPGS is encoded by the coding sequence GTGCCGCTGCTCCCCCACTTCCAGCGGTTGCCCGCGCTGCCCCAGTCGGTGGGCCGGGCCCGGCGCATCGTGCACGAGGTGCTCGGCGACGCCGAGGAGGCCGACACAGCCGCCCTGCTCACCAGCGAACTCGTCACCAATGCGGTCACCCATGGGCCGTCCGGCGAGGACCTGCGCATCGAACTCACCATCTGGCGTGCCGACGCCCACTGGTGGGTCGCCGTCGCCGACTCGGGCGAACTCATGCCCGCGCCCCGCACCCCGCCCGCCGACAGCGAGGGCGGCCGGGGCCTGCTGCTGGTGACCACCCTGGCCACGACCTGGGGCATCCTCCCCCGGCCCACGCGCGGCAAGGCCGTCTACTTCGCCCTTCCGGTACCGGGCAGCTGA
- a CDS encoding trypsin-like serine peptidase has product MRFSRLSVRVGGRRRRWWPLSPAAVVVLSWLLLAAGAGPTSAVLARDHGGRHPGRAHISHPTPESSRVGALFHGPLEDGHFCTASVVDSPGRSLIVTAAHCLDDSTDDVTFVPGYRDGKAPYGVWRLTASFVDKRWSDNSDEDLDVAFAIVAPQGGKRIGDVVSGNKLGLNPGNGRKVRLTGYPDSQDEPLSCFNTATRVGTTQLRIECTEYSRGTSGSPWVTGVDRTTHIGTVIGVIGGHQQGGDTDEVSYSSYFGKDIGALYRQAVAHGG; this is encoded by the coding sequence ATGAGGTTCTCGCGATTGTCGGTCCGCGTCGGCGGGCGGCGTCGGCGGTGGTGGCCGCTCTCGCCCGCCGCCGTGGTGGTGCTGTCCTGGCTGCTGCTGGCGGCCGGTGCCGGCCCCACCAGCGCCGTGCTGGCCCGCGACCACGGGGGCAGGCACCCGGGCCGGGCGCACATCTCCCACCCCACCCCGGAGTCCTCCCGGGTGGGAGCCCTCTTCCACGGCCCACTCGAAGACGGCCACTTCTGCACCGCCAGCGTGGTCGACAGCCCCGGGCGGAGCCTGATCGTCACCGCCGCCCACTGCCTCGACGACTCCACGGACGACGTCACCTTCGTCCCCGGCTACCGGGACGGCAAGGCGCCGTACGGTGTCTGGCGGCTCACCGCGAGCTTTGTGGACAAGCGCTGGTCGGACAACTCCGACGAGGACCTCGATGTGGCCTTCGCCATCGTCGCGCCGCAGGGTGGCAAGCGGATCGGGGATGTCGTCAGCGGCAACAAGCTGGGCCTGAACCCGGGCAACGGCCGCAAGGTCAGGCTCACCGGCTACCCCGACTCCCAGGACGAGCCCCTCTCCTGCTTCAACACCGCCACCCGGGTCGGCACCACCCAGCTGCGCATCGAGTGCACCGAGTACAGCCGGGGCACCAGCGGCAGCCCCTGGGTCACCGGCGTCGACCGCACCACCCACATCGGCACGGTGATCGGCGTGATCGGCGGCCACCAGCAGGGCGGCGACACCGACGAGGTCTCCTACAGCTCCTACTTCGGCAAGGACATCGGCGCCCTCTACCGGCAGGCCGTCGCCCACGGCGGCTGA
- the nrfD gene encoding NrfD/PsrC family molybdoenzyme membrane anchor subunit has translation MSTSDVTKQGLRGERPGREAQVGAGLSRTRGRTRGRRAEQPMVPQAEFTSYYGRPVLKPPSWAPLDIAGYFFLGGLAGAGSVLAAGAQATGRPATARALKLSSLAAVSGSAAALVHDLGRPGRFANMLRVFKPTSPMSMGSWLLAAYGPAAGAAAVLDTAGRLPRLGRAATAGAALLGPAVAAYTAVLAADTAVPAWHGGHRELPFVFVGSAATAAAGMALVTAPVAEGGPARSAALLGAALETAAVKAMERRLGMVAETYRQGAAGRLMRASELLSAAGVAGALLGRRSRAASAASGVALLAASACTRFGVFEAGLRSARDPKYTVLPQRERLEQRRAEQCDGAGRV, from the coding sequence ATGAGCACCTCCGACGTCACCAAGCAGGGCCTCCGAGGCGAGCGCCCCGGCCGCGAGGCCCAGGTCGGGGCGGGCCTCAGCCGCACCCGGGGCCGCACCCGGGGCCGCCGCGCCGAGCAGCCGATGGTGCCGCAGGCCGAGTTCACCTCGTACTACGGCAGGCCGGTCCTCAAACCGCCGTCCTGGGCGCCGCTGGACATCGCCGGGTACTTCTTCCTCGGTGGCCTGGCCGGCGCCGGGTCGGTACTGGCCGCCGGCGCCCAGGCCACCGGCCGCCCGGCCACGGCACGGGCGCTGAAGCTCTCCTCGCTGGCCGCCGTCAGCGGCTCGGCCGCCGCCCTGGTCCACGACCTCGGCCGCCCCGGGCGGTTCGCCAACATGCTGCGGGTCTTCAAACCGACCTCACCCATGAGCATGGGCTCCTGGCTGCTGGCCGCCTACGGCCCGGCGGCCGGCGCCGCCGCCGTACTCGACACCGCCGGGCGGCTGCCGCGCCTCGGCCGCGCCGCCACCGCCGGAGCCGCCCTGCTCGGCCCGGCCGTCGCCGCGTACACCGCCGTGCTGGCCGCCGACACCGCCGTACCCGCCTGGCACGGCGGCCACCGGGAGCTGCCGTTCGTCTTCGTCGGCTCCGCCGCGACCGCCGCCGCCGGAATGGCCTTGGTCACAGCGCCGGTGGCGGAGGGCGGCCCCGCACGCAGCGCCGCGCTGCTCGGCGCGGCACTGGAGACCGCCGCCGTCAAGGCCATGGAACGCCGCCTCGGCATGGTCGCCGAGACCTATCGGCAGGGCGCCGCCGGGCGGCTGATGCGCGCCTCCGAACTACTCTCCGCCGCCGGTGTGGCCGGGGCCCTGCTGGGCCGACGCAGCCGGGCCGCCTCCGCCGCGAGCGGCGTGGCCCTGCTCGCCGCCTCGGCCTGCACCCGCTTCGGCGTCTTCGAGGCGGGCCTGCGGTCGGCCCGGGACCCCAAGTACACGGTGCTCCCCCAGCGGGAGCGCCTGGAGCAGCGCCGGGCGGAGCAGTGTGACGGCGCGGGACGCGTGTGA
- a CDS encoding 4Fe-4S dicluster domain-containing protein, whose product MTGSLIGRNLLAGPEPDPAGDAGHTDHPARVGFFTDTSVCIGCKACEVACKEWNAIPEDGLELTGMSFDNSQALGASTWRHVAFIEQSKPLGLAEADVDHSGVDVLALAARGSATPVDQAAITPTTPGPPSADGRTELRWLMSSDVCKHCTHAACLDVCPTGSLFRTEFGTVVVQQDICNGCGYCVPACPYGVIEQRPGDGRVFKCTLCYDRLGAGQEPACAKACPTESIQFGPLDELRERAAARVEQLHGLGVTDARLYGHDPEDGVGGDGAFFLLLDEPEVYGLPPDPVVTTRDLPAMWRQAGIAAATLLGGLAAVFAAHGRPGRTRR is encoded by the coding sequence ATGACCGGCTCGCTGATCGGCCGCAACCTCCTGGCGGGCCCCGAACCGGACCCGGCGGGCGACGCCGGCCACACCGACCACCCGGCCCGGGTCGGGTTCTTCACCGACACCTCCGTCTGCATCGGCTGCAAGGCGTGCGAGGTGGCCTGCAAGGAGTGGAACGCGATCCCCGAGGACGGCCTGGAACTCACCGGGATGTCCTTCGACAACTCCCAGGCCCTCGGCGCCTCCACCTGGCGCCATGTCGCCTTCATCGAGCAGAGCAAGCCGCTCGGCCTCGCCGAGGCCGATGTCGACCACAGCGGCGTGGACGTCCTCGCCCTGGCCGCCCGGGGCTCCGCCACCCCCGTCGACCAGGCCGCGATCACCCCCACCACCCCCGGCCCGCCCTCCGCCGACGGCCGCACCGAGCTGCGCTGGCTGATGTCCTCCGACGTCTGCAAGCACTGCACCCACGCGGCCTGCCTGGACGTCTGCCCCACCGGCTCGCTCTTCCGGACCGAGTTCGGCACCGTCGTCGTCCAGCAGGACATCTGCAACGGCTGCGGCTACTGCGTACCCGCCTGCCCGTACGGCGTCATCGAGCAGCGGCCCGGCGACGGCCGCGTCTTCAAGTGCACCCTCTGCTACGACCGGCTCGGCGCCGGGCAGGAACCCGCCTGCGCCAAGGCATGCCCCACCGAGTCCATCCAGTTCGGCCCGCTGGACGAGCTGCGCGAGCGCGCCGCCGCCCGGGTCGAGCAGCTGCACGGCCTCGGCGTCACCGACGCCCGGCTCTACGGCCACGACCCGGAGGACGGCGTCGGCGGCGACGGCGCCTTCTTCCTGCTGCTGGACGAGCCCGAGGTGTACGGACTGCCGCCGGACCCGGTGGTCACCACCCGCGACCTGCCCGCCATGTGGCGGCAGGCCGGGATCGCCGCCGCCACCCTGCTCGGCGGCCTCGCCGCCGTCTTCGCCGCCCACGGCCGACCCGGAAGGACCCGCCGATGA
- the fdh gene encoding formate dehydrogenase, producing MGVRTWIQEWPVYRQLSGSDPLGRGAAAASQATRSLRPRTETADRVVKSICPYCAVGCAQNVYVKDGRVVQIEGDPDSPVSRGRLCPKGSATLQLTTGDARRHEVLYRRPYATAWERIDLDTALDMVVDRVIRTRRETWQWEHEGKRVNRTMGIAHLGGATLDNEENYLIKKLFTALGIVQIENQARVCHSSTVAGLGTSFGRGGATTFLQDMQNSDCIVIEGSNFAEAHPVGFQWVMEAKARGAKVIHVDPRFSRTSALADLYVPIRAGTDIAFLGGIINQVLSTGADFREYVVHYTNAATLVSEDFQDTEDLDGVFSGLHQETGHYDVGSWQYEGTPVQSASGERDQHYEEPAVAESGRAESHGSGGPAVPGGLRRDETLQHPRCVYQVLKRHYARYTPEMVEETCGIPRETFLEVCRALVENSGPDRTSEFVYAVGWTQHTVGAQYIRTACILQLLLGNIGRPGGGIQALRGHASIQGSSDIPTLFNLLPGYIPMPHAHQHEDLDSFIAAVKAEKGFWANMRAYVVSLLKAYWGEAATAENDYCFDHLPRLTGSHSTYETVLGQLGGEVKGYFLMGENPAVGSANTRMQRLGMANLEWLVVRDFSLIESATWWKDGPEIETGELRTEEIGTEVFFFPAAAHTEKDGSFTNTNRMLQWHFAAREPDGDARSDLWFLYHLGRRIRQRLKDSTDPMDRPVLDLTWDYPTEGALAEPSAEAVLAEINGCRVGGGPLSAYTELKDDGSTACGCWIYCGVYADGVNQAARRKPHTEQDWIAAEWAWAWPANRRILYNRASADPDGNPWSDRKALIWWDADQRRWTGHDIPDFIPDRAPDARPPEDATGTDALGGLDPFIMQADGKGWLYAPAGLVDGPLPTHYEPQDSPVRNPLYGGQQRSPVRQLLAHEHNRPHPSGDDPGAEVFPYVVTTYRLTEHFTAGGMTRWSPYLAELQPAFFCEVSPELAAERGLEHAGWATLVTARGVIEARVLVTERMTPLRVQGRTIHQIGLPFHWGPNGFTTGDSANELTAMALDPNVHIQEDKALTADIRPGRRPRGPQVLDLLREYRERAGITATTGTEVRG from the coding sequence ATGGGCGTACGCACCTGGATCCAGGAGTGGCCGGTCTACCGGCAGCTCAGCGGCAGCGACCCGCTGGGGCGCGGCGCGGCCGCCGCCTCCCAGGCGACCCGGTCGCTGCGGCCCCGTACGGAGACCGCCGACCGGGTGGTGAAGTCGATCTGCCCCTACTGCGCGGTCGGCTGCGCCCAGAACGTGTACGTCAAGGACGGCAGGGTCGTCCAGATCGAGGGCGACCCCGACTCACCGGTCAGCCGGGGCCGGCTCTGCCCCAAGGGCTCGGCCACCCTCCAGCTCACCACCGGTGACGCCCGCCGCCACGAGGTGCTCTACCGGCGCCCGTACGCCACCGCATGGGAGCGGATCGACCTGGACACCGCCCTGGACATGGTGGTGGACCGGGTGATCCGCACCCGCCGCGAGACCTGGCAGTGGGAGCACGAGGGCAAGCGGGTCAACCGCACCATGGGCATCGCCCACCTGGGCGGCGCCACCCTGGACAACGAGGAGAACTACCTCATCAAGAAGCTGTTCACGGCCCTGGGCATCGTGCAGATCGAGAACCAGGCCCGGGTCTGCCACAGCTCCACCGTCGCCGGGCTGGGAACCTCCTTCGGCCGGGGCGGCGCCACCACCTTCCTCCAGGACATGCAGAACTCCGACTGCATCGTCATCGAGGGGTCCAACTTCGCCGAGGCGCACCCGGTGGGCTTCCAGTGGGTGATGGAGGCCAAGGCCCGGGGCGCCAAGGTGATCCATGTCGACCCGCGCTTCTCCCGCACCAGCGCCCTGGCCGACCTGTACGTCCCCATCCGGGCCGGGACCGACATCGCCTTCCTCGGCGGCATCATCAACCAGGTGCTCTCCACCGGCGCGGACTTCCGGGAGTACGTGGTCCACTACACCAACGCCGCCACCCTGGTCAGCGAGGACTTCCAGGACACCGAGGACCTCGACGGCGTCTTCTCCGGCCTGCACCAGGAGACCGGCCACTACGACGTCGGGAGCTGGCAGTACGAGGGCACCCCGGTGCAGTCGGCCTCCGGCGAACGCGACCAGCACTACGAGGAACCCGCCGTCGCCGAGTCGGGCCGCGCCGAGTCCCATGGCTCCGGCGGCCCCGCCGTGCCCGGCGGGCTGCGCCGCGACGAGACGCTCCAGCACCCCCGCTGCGTCTACCAGGTCCTCAAGCGGCACTACGCCCGCTACACCCCGGAGATGGTGGAGGAGACCTGCGGCATCCCCCGGGAGACCTTCCTGGAGGTCTGCCGGGCCCTGGTGGAGAACTCCGGCCCGGACCGCACCTCCGAGTTCGTGTACGCCGTGGGCTGGACCCAGCACACGGTGGGCGCGCAGTACATCCGCACCGCCTGCATCCTGCAACTGCTGCTCGGCAACATCGGCCGCCCCGGCGGCGGCATCCAGGCACTGCGCGGACACGCCTCCATCCAGGGCTCCAGCGACATCCCGACCCTCTTCAACCTGCTGCCCGGCTACATCCCGATGCCGCACGCCCACCAGCACGAGGACCTGGACTCCTTCATCGCCGCCGTGAAGGCCGAGAAGGGCTTCTGGGCGAACATGCGGGCCTATGTGGTCAGCCTGCTCAAGGCGTACTGGGGCGAGGCCGCCACTGCCGAGAACGACTACTGCTTCGACCACCTGCCGCGCCTCACCGGCTCCCACAGCACCTATGAGACCGTGCTCGGCCAGCTCGGCGGCGAGGTCAAGGGCTACTTCCTGATGGGCGAGAACCCCGCCGTCGGCTCCGCCAACACCAGAATGCAGCGGCTCGGCATGGCCAACCTGGAGTGGCTGGTGGTCCGCGACTTCTCGCTGATCGAGTCAGCCACCTGGTGGAAGGACGGCCCGGAGATCGAGACCGGGGAACTGCGCACCGAGGAGATCGGCACCGAGGTCTTCTTCTTCCCCGCCGCCGCGCACACCGAGAAGGACGGCTCCTTCACCAACACCAACCGCATGCTCCAGTGGCACTTCGCGGCCAGGGAACCGGACGGCGACGCCCGCAGCGACCTCTGGTTCCTGTACCACCTCGGCAGGCGCATCCGGCAGCGGCTGAAGGACTCCACCGACCCGATGGACCGCCCGGTCCTCGACCTGACCTGGGACTACCCCACCGAGGGCGCCCTGGCCGAGCCCAGCGCCGAGGCGGTGCTCGCCGAGATCAACGGCTGCCGGGTCGGCGGCGGCCCGCTGAGTGCGTACACCGAGCTCAAGGACGACGGGTCCACCGCGTGCGGCTGCTGGATCTACTGCGGCGTCTACGCCGACGGCGTCAACCAGGCCGCCCGCCGAAAACCGCATACCGAGCAGGACTGGATCGCCGCCGAGTGGGCCTGGGCCTGGCCCGCCAACCGCCGCATCCTCTACAACCGGGCCTCCGCCGACCCCGACGGCAACCCGTGGAGCGACCGCAAGGCGCTGATCTGGTGGGACGCCGACCAGCGCCGCTGGACCGGCCATGACATCCCCGACTTCATCCCCGACCGGGCCCCCGACGCCCGCCCGCCCGAGGACGCCACCGGCACCGACGCGCTCGGCGGCCTGGACCCGTTCATCATGCAGGCCGACGGCAAGGGGTGGCTGTACGCACCCGCCGGGCTGGTCGACGGGCCGCTGCCCACCCACTACGAGCCACAGGACTCGCCGGTCCGCAACCCCCTCTACGGCGGCCAGCAGCGCAGCCCCGTACGGCAGCTGCTCGCCCATGAGCACAACCGGCCGCACCCCAGCGGCGACGACCCAGGCGCCGAGGTCTTCCCGTATGTGGTGACCACCTACCGGCTCACCGAGCACTTCACCGCCGGCGGCATGACCCGCTGGTCCCCGTACCTGGCTGAGCTGCAACCCGCGTTCTTCTGCGAGGTCTCCCCTGAGCTGGCCGCCGAACGCGGCCTGGAGCACGCCGGCTGGGCCACCCTGGTCACCGCACGCGGCGTGATCGAGGCCCGGGTGCTGGTCACCGAGCGGATGACGCCGCTGCGGGTGCAGGGCCGCACCATCCACCAGATCGGGCTGCCGTTCCACTGGGGGCCCAACGGCTTCACCACCGGCGACTCAGCCAATGAGCTGACCGCGATGGCGCTCGACCCCAATGTCCACATCCAGGAGGACAAGGCGCTCACCGCCGACATCCGCCCTGGCCGCCGCCCACGCGGGCCGCAGGTGCTGGACCTGCTCCGGGAGTACCGGGAGCGGGCCGGGATCACCGCCACCACCGGCACGGAGGTGCGGGGATGA
- the qcrB gene encoding cytochrome bc1 complex cytochrome b subunit, with product MRRRTGRAAEQAAGALDARLPVMEGGRAVMRKAFPDHWSFLLGELALYSFVLLLLTGVYLTFFFKPAMAELVYQGSYAPLRGLRMTEAYASTLDISFDVRGGLLIRQIHHWAALLFVSAIGVHLLRIFFTGAFRRPREVNWAIGVTLFLLALLEGFAGYSLPDDLLSGTGLRTAEGIVLSIPVVGSYLQMFLFGGQFPGQAIVPRLYTTHILLVPGLLLALITVHLILVVYLKHTQWAIPGRTNRNAVGQPMFPHFTAKSTGLMLTVFGVLAALAALAQINPIWVYGPYRPDQASTDAQPDWYVGFLEGAIRLMPGAETRLWGHTVAWNPFLPAVVLPGVLFAVLYAYPFFERWVTGDRREHHLCDRPRNRPVRTGLGVASVAWYAVLLAAGGQDVIAYTMHLSVNTLALLFRVLFFVLPVAAFWVTKRTCLALQAHERELLEEGEETGFVRQSVQGGFAQGRRALPAERRHVALARDIPTPVHDTTGRGGRLRSALSTWYYGDRVELPATPDQRPIASVTAEPGPPDEETGG from the coding sequence ATGCGCAGGAGGACCGGCCGTGCCGCCGAGCAGGCCGCGGGCGCCCTGGACGCCCGGCTGCCCGTGATGGAGGGCGGCAGGGCCGTGATGCGCAAGGCGTTCCCCGACCACTGGTCGTTCCTGCTCGGCGAACTCGCCCTCTACAGCTTTGTGCTGCTGCTGCTCACCGGCGTCTACCTCACGTTCTTCTTCAAGCCCGCCATGGCCGAACTGGTCTACCAGGGCAGCTATGCACCGCTGCGCGGCCTGCGGATGACCGAGGCGTACGCCTCCACCCTGGACATCAGCTTCGATGTGCGCGGCGGCCTGCTGATCCGTCAGATCCACCACTGGGCGGCGCTGCTCTTTGTCTCCGCGATCGGGGTGCATCTGCTGCGGATCTTCTTCACCGGCGCCTTCCGCCGCCCTCGGGAGGTCAACTGGGCGATCGGCGTCACCCTCTTTCTGCTGGCCCTGCTGGAGGGGTTCGCCGGGTACTCGCTCCCCGACGACCTGCTCTCCGGCACCGGGCTGCGCACCGCTGAGGGCATCGTGCTGTCCATCCCGGTGGTCGGCAGCTATCTCCAGATGTTCCTCTTCGGCGGCCAGTTCCCCGGCCAGGCGATCGTCCCCCGGCTGTACACCACGCACATCCTGCTGGTCCCGGGGCTGCTGCTGGCCCTGATCACCGTGCATCTGATCCTGGTGGTGTACCTCAAGCACACCCAGTGGGCGATCCCGGGCAGGACCAACCGCAATGCGGTGGGCCAGCCGATGTTCCCCCACTTCACGGCGAAGTCCACCGGGCTGATGCTGACGGTCTTCGGGGTGCTCGCCGCGCTGGCGGCGCTGGCGCAGATCAACCCCATCTGGGTGTACGGGCCCTACCGGCCGGACCAGGCGTCCACCGACGCCCAACCGGACTGGTACGTCGGCTTCCTGGAAGGCGCCATCCGGCTGATGCCGGGGGCCGAGACCCGGCTCTGGGGGCACACCGTGGCCTGGAACCCCTTTCTTCCGGCGGTGGTGCTGCCCGGGGTGCTCTTCGCGGTGCTGTACGCCTATCCGTTCTTCGAACGGTGGGTGACCGGCGACCGGCGCGAGCACCACCTCTGCGACCGGCCGCGCAACCGGCCGGTCCGGACCGGCCTCGGCGTTGCCTCCGTCGCCTGGTACGCGGTGCTGCTGGCGGCGGGCGGCCAGGACGTCATCGCGTACACCATGCACCTCTCGGTCAACACCCTGGCGCTGCTCTTCCGGGTGCTCTTCTTTGTGCTTCCGGTGGCCGCCTTCTGGGTCACCAAGCGGACCTGCCTGGCCCTCCAGGCGCATGAGCGGGAGCTGCTGGAGGAGGGCGAGGAGACCGGCTTCGTCCGGCAGAGCGTCCAGGGCGGCTTCGCCCAGGGCCGGCGCGCACTGCCCGCCGAGCGCCGCCATGTGGCCCTGGCCCGGGACATCCCCACCCCGGTCCATGACACCACCGGGCGCGGCGGGCGGCTGCGGTCCGCGCTCTCCACCTGGTACTACGGCGATCGGGTGGAGCTGCCCGCCACCCCGGACCAGCGGCCGATCGCATCGGTCACCGCCGAACCGGGGCCGCCGGACGAGGAGACCGGCGGTTGA